A single window of Aphidius gifuensis isolate YNYX2018 linkage group LG1, ASM1490517v1, whole genome shotgun sequence DNA harbors:
- the LOC122848614 gene encoding exonuclease 3'-5' domain-containing protein 2-like — protein sequence MFFTLLITVGFVILISPFYNKIACKIKHFWYNNKYINGKFGQNTKKNFALDKIVIADTLEKCEYAVQYIQSNLSYGVLGFDCEWVNENPVSLLQLATFNGVCVLFRLDKIGFVPPNLKVLLSNKCILKVGVEPFEDGKKLTKDYGCRVFGTLDLRKYADHVNIPNEPGLASLCMNYLGIEMNKFWKIRCSDWNSDVLTDEQISYAASDAIASIQIYHEMQVKTKQKYGILFNFYSSFIDIIKRNFFKKNKKNFKTNFFHEIPYEILDVKYHARSSKINKNNVTGNKTVKIKQQQVSKISSIPTRKESLYNHCHLQAPDGELLCIFDRKKGNWYVSKGLGKTVSEDPFTVRLNFEPVSRGFAEVDKYYTQVRTNQCVVCGSFDNFIKKNIVPREYRKYFPLVMKVHQSHDILLLCSFCHVKSNASDQDLRKELARMCNAPFNQTESGSQVKKEQQQKKRKFLLAINALKDTTIPQNRREELESQIRECTQGHDFDISSTKQIHEIIKLINESSSSEQEKTSTHGLQVVKYFTDNEGGLVSLEKMWREHFLKTMEPQYLPPLWSVSHNQERLEIRQVQNRIGPEDAKVAGIKK from the exons ATGTTTTTCACTTTACTAATTACTGTGGGTTTTGTAATACTTATTTCAccattctacaataaaattgcctgcaaaataaaacatttttggtacaacaataaatatatcaatggtAAATTCggtcaaaatacaaaaaaaaactttgctTTGGATAAGATTGTAATTGCAGATACTCTGGAAAAATGTGAATACGCTGTCCAATATATTCAAAG CAACTTATCGTATGGTGTTTTAGGATTTGATTGTGAATGGGTAAACGAAAATCCTGTATCACTGCTTCAATTAGCAACTTTCAATGGTGTCTGTGTGCTATTTCGACTTGATAAAATTGGATTTGTTCCTCCGAATCTGAAA gtATTGTTGTCAAATAAATGCATACTCAAAGTTGGCGTAGAACCATTTGAAGATGGTAAAAAACTTACCAAAGATTATGGCTGTCGAGTATTTGGAACTCTTGATCTCCGAAAATATGCTGATCACGTGAATATTCCAAATGAACCAGGATTGGCTTCTCTTTGCATGAACTATCTTGGAatagaaatgaataaattttggaaGATAAGATGTAGTGACTGGAATTCTGATGTTCTAACTGATGAACAAATTTCTTATGCTGCGTCTGATGCCATAGCTTCTATCCAGATTTATCATGAG ATGCAAGTCAAAACCAAGCAAAAATatggtatattatttaatttttattctagtttcattgatattataaaacgaaatttttttaaaaagaataaaaaaaatttcaagactaatttttttcacgAGATTCCTTATGAAATTCTGGATGTCAAATATCATGCACgttcttcaaaaattaacaaaaacaatgTAACAGGAAATaaaactgtaaaaataaaacagcaaCAAGTATCAAAAATTTCGAGTATACCAACACGAAAAGAATCATTGTATAATCATTGTCATTTACAAGCACCTGATGGAGAACTATTGTGTATATTTGATCGAAAAAAAGGCAACTGGTATGTGAGTAAAGGTCTAGGTAAAACAGTAAGCGAAGATCCATTTACAGTTAGATTAAATTTTGAACCAGTCAGTCGAGGTTTCGCCGaggttgataaatattatactcAAGTTAGAACCAACCAATGTGTTGTATGTggatcatttgataattttatcaagaaaaatattgttccCCGAGAATATCGTAAATACTTTCCAT tgGTGATGAAAGTTCATCAATCTCATGATATCTTGCTACTTTGTTCATTTTGTCATGTAAAAAGTAATGCAAGTGATCAAGATTTAAGAAAAGAACTTGCTAGAATGTGCAATGCACCTTTCAATCAAACAGAATCTGGATCACAAGTAAAAAAAGAGCAACAACAGAAAAAACGTAAATTTCTTTTAGCTATAAACGCATTGAAAGATACTACAATACCACAAAATCGTAGAGAAGAACTAGAATCACAAATACGTGAATGTACTCAAGGTCATGATTTCGACATTTCCAGTACAAAACAAATACAcgaaataatcaaattaataaatgagtCATCATCGTCTGAGCAAGAAAAAACTTCAACTCATGGTTTGCAAgttgttaaatatttcacTGACAATGAAGGTGGTTTAGTGAGCCTTGAAAAAATGTGGCGTGAGCATTTCTTAAAAACTATGGAACCGCAATATCTTCCTCCACTCTGGTCAGTTAGTCATAATCAAGAACGCCTTGAAATTCGACAGGTCCAGAATCGAATTGGACCAGAAGATGCTAAGGTTGctggaattaaaaaataa